The stretch of DNA TGCTGTACACCCACGCAAAGGATCGCTGCGAAGGCgttccatttgttgttgttgtgttaaTGGTGTGTGGCTCTGGGCACAGCgcttgaattatttatttagccaTGCATTTGCAGTTGGCAAAGTGCAAACAACCAAACAACGAAATGCCATTACAGTAAACACACTTTAATAGTTTAATGCCAGCGAAGCAGAAGTTtttggcagcaacaagaaggagcagcaggagcagcagcagaaggagaaacatcatcatcatcagcagcagctaaaagaGCTATAACCGCCAGTGGGCTATGGAATATGGCCACATAATAATGCCTATTTGACTAAGAGCAGAAAACGGACAAAACAGACGAAACGCGAGGCCGAAGAAACTTCGAGCTacaacgacagctgctgatGTGGTCGCTCGTCCTGCTCcacgctgctcctcctggggCCAACTTTGAcgaaagtttttggccaacacaagcagcagcagctgcaacaaaggaagagcgagcaggaggagcagcaggaggagcagcaggaggagcagcactgTCAGAGGACACCGACACATGTCAAAGTTTTGCAATTTCAAAgatttctttccatttttttctattgttgttgctgctgctgctcggctctTGCGAACATGATTTTTGGCAACCGCAGAGAAGCGCAGAGCAGACCATAGGCACGAGGAGCAGTCGCCACTTCAACGCTGgagttgtgctgctgcttcagcacTTGACAATGACGGGCCTGACCACAATTTGTGcccgcaggcaggcagctcccGCTCTCCATCGGGGAATGTCCTGGACTCCTGCTAACATTAATCCATTAAAAACTTCGTTTAGCTTGTTGGTTGGCAACTTCATTTAAAACCAATTTCGTGGCGTCCCCAAACCCATggcaaaaaaatcaaagttgTTCGTACAACAATGTTGCTGTGAAGTTCCATGTCCTCTGTTTGGggctgtgtgtgctctggcCATGTGACATCATCAGCGGACGTCACGTGCCCGGTACAGTTGGGCTCCATCGGCTATCCTTAAGCTTGCATGTCACTCTGTGGCTGCATTTCTCGCACAGTGCCGCCGGCAGGCCGAGCGATGTGGCACTGACAGAAATTACAGCTGGCGTGAGAACAGCGCGAATAGGAGCCAGCGCTGCGGCGCCTCTGATGGAATAATTAGTGCCAACGTTCTAGGGCGACGTTCGATAGAAGACGGACTTGATTGGCGTAGCAGAAAGAtgaggtggcagtggcagtaatTATCGTATTAAATTGAGTTGCAAACTAGAAAAAGGCGAAGGTTGCAACAGCCTCGTAGAGATATCGATCCAACTACATAGATGGGAGATGCATAAAGATATGCCATTAAATTTTGCcaaaattatgaatattatCTGAAgtacattttacataaattCGTACCAAAAAACAGCAATCCATTTATTACCTGTTATCTTTATTTTGTCAGTTAAATGGCggtacaaataaaatgtctATAATCAGCATAATGCAATAAGAATTAATTTCTACAGACATGGTCTTataaaatatctaaataaTAACTCAACACCATGAGAAATTGGAGTATTGGGAAGTGGGAACCTTTCTGCCAATCTGTATCCCAAtctggtgatctgatagataaggtcattccctacggaatggcgtttttagttttctgctatcttcaaaattgtagatttgggaggttttcgcccttttgcgggggcggggctcatttttgaaatacactggtttcagtgtgagcatacagcagtctggtgccaaaatttggtggctctagctcttatagtctctgagaactagccgacaaacaagacggacagacggacggacggaccgacagacggacagacggacagacatggctcaatcgactcggctattgatgctgatcaagaatatatatactttatgggtatatacgtttccttctgtgcgttacatacattcactttgtgcacaaatacaatataccctatttactcttcgagtaccgggtataaaaattataaaactaCAATTAGGTGACATTCTgcatttttaagaatttttgcACAGAATCGAACCCAAAGCGCGGATATAAAACATAAAGAGTTTGTAGAAAAAAATGTACCACATTTCATTGAATTGCTCATTCTTGGTCATATCAAGAATATCATTGAAGATATAAACTATTCTTTAATAATTCTGAAAACCAGCGGTAAATTAAGATTTCTGTTTGAattagtttggtttttggttcaTTTATTCATACAATATCTCATGATATCCTTACAAAAGGAGCATGACCCTGACATTAGTTAAACCAAGCTGATTTTACTTagaattatttcatttttattatcgaacatcttGTCTTTGCTGTTAGAGACCGAAGGGTGGAGAGagtaaaacgtttgctatctcTTTCTATGGCTTTTCTCTCGCGGGAAGCCGAGTGAGAGTGTGGGCAATAAGCTCACCTTTAcagtaaattcaccttgagtttgactttctttttttttagggCAAAATATAGTTTTAAATACCTTCCTATGGGGGTGTTGCCCCTGCCAAACTGCttctgcattttgtttgccctgcAACTTTTGTGTGCGCAAAACTAAAACACTCGCCGGAGGATATGGAAAGCTTAATTAATGCAAAGCTAAATCTTTTAGCGCGGCTtaagtgccagtggcagtgccagtggcagtgccaggaggggggcaacagctgcaacaattagtttaatttatGCGTCAACGCGTTGCACTCGCCAAATTAGCATTAAGCTGCGCGAATATCTCCATAAATTACTAACCAGCGGGCAAtgctttccttttcttgtttGCAGGAGAATGGAAGATCAGTTCCTGATGTTACCGCCAGTCCGGGACGCGCCCCGCCCGGACCGCTGCCCGCCAATCAGCTGTCCTCGCtgggcaaccagcagcagcagcacggcaaccagcagcagcagcaccatggcaaccagcagcagcagcatcatggGAATCAGCACCAGAACCGCGGACAGAGCGGCAGCATCTCGAATGCTGGCGTCAAGGAtccggtgctgctgcagggcgaCTTTCGCAAGGTCAGCGGCATCAGCTCGGAGATCTTTCGCCAGATAGAGGCCGTTGAGAATGATCACGATCCGAATACGGCGGCGGCCCTGGAGGCGGTGGAGCGGCGCGGTGAGATGATCGTTCGCATTCTGGAGCCACGCTGCATGGGCAGCAAGCAGGCGGTGGATGCGGCCCACAAGCTGATGAACAAGGCCGATGGCCGGCACACCGTGCAGCTGGTGGAGATTGTCAAGCGACCGGGGCAGACACTGGGCCTGTACATACGCGAGGGCAATGGCGCGGATCGCACCGATGGCGTGTTTATATCCCGCATAGCCCTGGAATCGGCGGTGTACAACAGCGGCTGCCTGAGGGTGAGTGGAAGCAAGGGGGAACGAGCGGTGGGCAGAGATTTAATGAGAGTTTTCCCCTCTCCTTTCCAGGTGGGCGATGAAATCCTTGCCGTCAATCTGGTGGACGTTACACACATGTCGCTGGACGATGTTGTCATCATCATGTCAATTCCACGCCGCCTGGTGCTCGCCATACGCCAGCGGCGCGGCAATCGTGGCACCAACTCCCCCGGTCCGCCCACGCTCTCACGCCCGGAGCAGAAGCCACCGCCGGTGGTGGTGATCAAGCGTGATCTCAGGGATGAGGATCTGGACGAAACGGATCGCATGCAGAGGCCGCCGCGCTCATCACGTGAAAGACGTACAGGTAGTTTGAAATGGAGGCCGTGTTTGAAATGCTAATCGGgattttcccctctctctttcgctctgtttCCGCACAGGTGATGGCCGCGAGATGACCGAATCCCGCTCCcggctgggtctgggcctcAACAACTACAGCCCGCAGTCGGAGCAGCTGGACATGTACTACAATACGCGTGGaggaggtggcggtggaggcggtggcatGCCCCTCAATGCCATGGGTGAGCCACCGAACTGGGGCTACaagccgccgccaccgccctcGTCGGTGATCACGGAGCAGCCCACCAAGGGGCATGCCTTTGCGCCCTCGCACGCGTACTACCAGAACGCCGGCACGCTGGAGAGCCTCGCCGAGAAGGTGCACGCCTTTTATCCCGGTGCACCCGGACAGCCGGTGGGTCCGTCGCGTCGCATGTCCACGGGCACCGGCAATGTGGGTCTGGCCCAGCAGCATGCGCGCTTCCCGCGCTCCGGCTCGGATCAGCACTTGCCGCGCGTGGAGTACGCGGACTACTCCAACTCCTTGGGCCGCCACTCGCTGCTGCGCTCCAGCCTGAAGCCCGGCACTGGCGCACCGCCCATGCccgtgggtgtgggtggcaCACTGGGCCGCTACGGACGCTACGATCAGCAGCGTGCCAATACGGTGTCCAAGTACGGACCGCCAGCTGCCGGCGCACAGTCGCTGACGCGTCGCTCGCGGCCCAATTTGGACTACTCCAGCGACACGGAGGCCACGATCGGACCGCGGCCCAGTTACTATTACTACAACAGGCCCGCCATTGGCAGCATGCCGCGTGGCGCCGGTGGCCATGTGAGCGGAAGTGCCGCTGCCACGGCAGCGCTGCTGGCAAGTGCCGCAGATCTCAACAAGTTCAACTCGCTGCCCAGGGAGCGGCCCGGCGTGAGGCTGCAGGGCATACGCACCCGAATCAGCGATCGCTTGGTGGACGAGAACGATGGCAACACCTCGGCGCCAGAGTTTGACGTGCGACGCGGCAGGGATCTGCGCCAGCGCATCACCGCCAGTCCCTCGATCTTCACAGCGGACGAGTACCGCGCGTGGCTGCGGCGAGCGCCCAGCAGCTCGGCCATTGCGGAACAGATGCGCATGACGCGCGACATGTTTGCCCAGCCGCGATCGCAGCGCTTCTCCTGCAGCGCCGAGAACATTCACGATGCATTGAGGAATGTAAGTACAAGAAGGACTCCCCTCCTGCCACTTTCTCATGCTCTTTGTTGCTTTCAGACGGAGAGCATTTACTCGAGCAGAACGGGCATACTCGGCGCGGGCACCCTCGATCGCAATATGGGCCTCACGCGTCCCATTTCCGCACTGCCTGTGCGCTCCATGTCCTCGCAGCATATTGGTGGAGCGGGTTCCATACGCTCCCCGAGCATACGACgcatgcggcagctgctggaactgTCCGCTGGCCCGGCCAGTCCTAGTGGCAGCATCATGAGCACCGGCGGCCATCAGAGTCCGGCACCAACGCCCAGCGCCACGCTGCCGCGGCAGCATCGACAGATTGACATCAATCCGGCAGAGTTTGCCAAGTACAAGCTGGACAAGCCAATAGTGGACATTGGCGGGGTCTCGGGCATGCTGTGGATTCATCTGCTGGCGGGTCGTGGATTGCGCACAGCTCCTGAGGGTTCCGGAGCACAGCCTGGTGCGCCGCCTGGCCAGACCAGAGATCTCTACTGCGTCATCGAGTGCGATCGCGTGCACAAGGCACGCACTGTGGTGCGCTCGGGCGACCTGCAGTTCGACTGGGACGAGTCCTTCGAGCTGGATCTGGTGGGCAACAAGCAGCTGGATGTGCTCGTCTACTCCTGGGACCCCCAGCACAGGCACAAACTCTGCTATCGTGGCGCCATTTCGCTGTCGGCCATACTGCGGCAGTCGCCGCTGCATCAGCTGGCGCTCAAGGTGGAGCCGCGCGGCACCATCTACATACGCATGCGGCACACGGATCCACTGGCGCTGTACAAGAGGCGTGGCCTGCCCAGCCTGCGTGCCGGCTATCCGACGCTGTTCGGCGCCGACCTGGAGACGGTCGTCAACCGGGAGTCCAAGGGCGCACCGGGCTGTGCCCCCGTGCCAATTGTGCTGCGACGCTgcgtggaggaggtggagcggCGCGGCCTCGATATAATCGGGCTGTATCGCCTGTGCGGCTCGGCCACCAAGAAGCGTCTGCTGCGCGAGGCCTTCGAGCGCAACAGCCGTGCCGTGGAATTGAGCCCGGAACATGTTCCTGACATCAATGTCATCACGGGTGTGCTCAAGGACTACCTCAGGGAGCTGCCCGAGCCGCTGTTCACGCGCTGCCTCTTCCAGATGACAGTGGATGCATTGGGTGAGTATTTCTCCTCCCGTTCCACAGCTAATTCTAATCGTTTGTGCAACCCCACAGCCGTCTGCTTGCCGGATGATCCCGAGGGCAATGCAAAACTGATGCTTAGCATTCTCGATTGCCTGCCCAGAGCGAATAGGGTAAGTGGCAGACCTCCTTCTGCCTCCCTGGCTGCCTACTCACACTGTCCTCTATTCTCCCACAGGCCACCCTTGTGTTCCTGCTCGATCATCTCTCGCTGGTCGTTTCCAACTCGGAGCGCAACAAGATGTCCGCCCAGGCGCTGGCCACGGTGATGGGCCCACCGCTGATGCTGCATTCGGCCAGCGCACAGCCGGGCGCTGACATCGATCACGCCCAGCCGATAGCAGtgctcaaatatttgctgcaaatctggccacagccgcaggcgcagcatcagcagctggcACAGCACATGGGCGGCGCCGTACAGGGTGGATCGATGATGAGCGGCCTGGCCACGGCCGGCAGCATGAGCAACATGGCGGGCGTTGCTTCAGGTAACGTACTCCCAGTGTCCATGatggaaacaacaacagaatcccgaccaaacacacacacacacacgactagaggacacaccgacacacacacacacgtacacacacctATGTACCTATGCAAGAGTTTTTCTTAAAGTTTCTTTCTTAAATGCTTTGAAAGCCGCCGCTGTTCCAGTCAAGATTTTCATTCTGTAACTCTCTTTCCAAGTCTGTTCAAAAGCGCGGCACAGAAACCGTTTTCACTGTTAACTGTtacttcacacacacacacatacacacatacacactcatcctgcacacaccacacacacacaccaatttGCATTCACATTAATATTGATTAATACAGAGTCCTATGTAGACAGGTCGGCGCGGCGAGTCAACAGGGCAGCGTGGAAGCAAAGTCAGTGCGTTGCCAGCGGACAGACAGCAACTTctactgcagcagcagcagcagctcatggCGGCGGGCAACCTACTCCGCTCGTCCACTTCGGTAACCAACATACTCTCCCAAGGCCATCCTCAGctctcagccacagccaacagtCATCTGTATCAATCAGTAGTGGGTCAGTTAGCTCAATCGCATCGAGCCTTGCAACAAGCGGTGCAACAGGTAAACAGAAAAATCcacaaacagccaacaaccaacaacagtaaccagcaacacacacagcaacactaacaacataaacaacaacaacaaatgagaacaaaaatcagcaaagaGACAAAGGAACATTCATTAACATAATCTTTATTTATACATTGCACTATCAGTCATCTAACTAACTCATTAACCTACATAATCATTTCGTCATAGTTGGGGTTTATCAATTGGTTCCAAATATAAATCTATAATTTTGTGGCGATTTTTCATAAGCGAACAGCTTTTAAATGTCATTCAGAATATCTTATAAGTTGGAGTACACAGGCTCCATAAAGGTTTCCTAAACCTACAACTTCTTAGGACTGTCAGAGATCTTTTAGAATATCTTTCTTACTCTTTGGAAAattcttttgtaattttaatcaTTTATAGTCAATCTTTCTTGGTTTAATATCTCAATTATTTTCACATCATTAAGCGCTTTAAATTGTcatacatttatattcaaaattcCTACAGAATGGTTTACTTTTCCTAAACCTACAACTTCTTAGGACTTTCGGATTTATTTTCGAACATTTTTAAGTCTCTAATAAAACAATTCTCATCAgttaaatgcatatttaatagGTTTTATAACTGACTTAGTTTTTAATCACTTTAAATACCTTTTTTTTACCATTGTTCGTTCAAtggttgggtttttgtttgtctcatAGTCTTCCAGTAAGTTTTCAGTCACCATtttcatgccatgccacacaatcTTACACTTTTTCTATCACACACTTTTACTTCTtaaaaacacacccacactctccacaacacacccacaccaaccgatacataaacatattctCTTGCTCTTTAACTTTTCCTGTTGACcgttttgcaaaaaaaagatgaTGATAAAAGTTATACATCTATACAAAAAACGTACATTCTTTAACCTACTGAGAGCTAATCTAATATTTCGAGAGCCATTCATTATCTGCTGTCAATATGATTTGTGCTTATAAAAACTATCTGCTTACGGATATATCTGATATCTACTTATACTATATAGTAAAGttattcataattttgttGTGATCCGTGAACGATAGACGTTGTAATTGTGACCTACGCATATATTAtcgtatatatttatttatatataaaacatAGCGATATATATGTGTGATATAACTTACGATAATGGTAAAGATGATGGTGATAATTGTTGAACGGCGTGTAAAGCATGATTGGCCCACTACTggtaaaacaataaaaacatatcGACTATTTATACCACTTTGTATACCAAATCCAATCCAACATATCTACATGTAATCCTCTGTATGTAAACACATGCCACCGTGTAAAATGCTTCATATATCTACCACAAAATGCCATTGTACAAAAACTTCATCAAACGTCATTGCCCCACCTCCTCGTACATTTGATTATTCCACTCCCAGGAGTTACTTTTGCAGTGCCCTAGCCACAACCTGATGACATCTCCCTGTCACCCTACTTCTACGCCATAAAGCACAGCTTTAGAATTTTTAGAGTACAAGTTAAAGTTGGGGAAGAATATACAGCAAATAGAGTAGAAATTCctttataaattattattttgggaCTGACACGGGAGCAACCATTTCTCCTGCACCATTTATCGCATTTTTGTGTCACTTTTTGCATGTCCAAACACCTCACGCCTTTGCATCACCATTCACCCAAAGTACAGTCACCGTTGCTCTCCGTTTCTCACCGTTCCTAACCTGCATCACAACCGCAAACAGAGTATAATAATTATCTGAATTGGAATTAACGAATTGGCCGCACAGCACGAAGTGAAATGTCTTAAAATATCCGCTTAACACTCGACACCATACACTTAACACCCACTAACACACACCATTGTGTACACACCAACAGCCTAAAGTCTAAATTCAAAAttgtctctcgctctgcacAACCCTTTAAGTAAGACTTAAACCCAAGACCCAGAACCCACTGCACGTAACCCCATTTAAAGCCCAATTTGTagccaaatgcaaaacaaaataattaaccAACTTCTTTGGGTTGTCCTACgaccctctctctttctctatcttttACTCGAATATCTTTGCAGCCCTATCAATTGGCGGGATCAGTGGGCTCAGCAATTCCCGACCAatcgccactgccacttccaggCACACCCTCCCCAGGCAGTAGCTCAGCGTCGACGGGTTCGGGCTCCGGATCGGGCTCGGGTAAAAGTAAGAAACAAATCCACATAGCACCAAGATGGAGTCTTtaatgctctctctctattgaAGGCACGGATACCATCAAGCGCGGTGCTTCACCTGTCTCCGTTAAGCAAGTCAAAATCATCGATACGGCCAGCCCCTATTCCATTGTGCAGAAGAAGCCGCCGCTGCAGAAGGATGCACCCATAGATGCCATCACACCCACCACCCAATCGGATGCAATCGGATCAGCCCTAGGTCTGGGCAAAAGctacagcggcagcggcagcagcagcacgacaaCACGCAAAGGCAACGTTGACTTCTATGAACCGCACAAAGCGCTGTCCAAGAGCTCGGCCGGCGACGACTTCACCACTAGCTACAGCTCCAAGTACGCCAGCCTGGACACGAAGAAGAGCGGCGGctacagcggcagcagcagctacacaCCCAGCAAGAGCAGCCTCAATGCCAGCGATGAGTACAAGGCGATGCGCAACAAGTCGAGTGCCACCTCAAGCTCCAGCTCATCGCAGGCCACGGTGCTGAGTGCCGGCTCGACGGCCACCTCGGCACCCACCACCTCCTCCGATGACTCGGACGATCTGCTGTCGTACAAGTCGTCGGCCTCCACCAATGCCTTGCTGGCCCAGTCGCAGGCCATGACCACCAGCCAGCTGATGTCGAAGTACTTAAAGCGAGAGCCGCGGGTACAGTTTACTCCGATCAAGTCGCCAGAGTCTCCATCGCCGCCTGGCGGTGGGGATGGTCTGCCCAAGGGCACCTACCAACTGGTCACGCCCACTGGCCCCGGCTCCAGCTCTTCTCTCAAGCCCAGCGCCACAACGGGAGCGATCAGCAAGCACACCACATCGTCGCCAAGCCAAGCGGACACGAACACTAatcacaccaacaacagccagaagTTGTCCTCGCCCTCGCGCCTCGCGAACAAGGACAGCAAGTCCGGAGCAGCGGTAAGTGGCTCCTCCTCGATTGTGTCGACCGGGCGGCGGCTGTTTGACAGCCtggcctcatcctcatcgtcggaGACGGAGACCAAGACCTACATTGGTGGAACCACAGCCAATGCCAGTGCATCCAGCAGCACGACAACCTACACCAACGACTCGCGGAACACAGCCAGCAGTAGTAATAAGTCGGTagcgggttcgggttcgggttcgggctCAGGCTCAGAGCACCGAAGCTATGGCAGCGCTCTCTTCGGGAGCAGCGGccttggcaatggcaatggggcCAGCGGCACCCACAACCATTTgggcaacagcaccaacagtCCCTTCACCAGcaccaatggcaatggcaaccaCAATGCCATGCATCTGTATGGCACTCTGCCAAAGAGTGGGGCCAATGCCAGTTCGGGTGCTGCCTTGtttggcagcagcgccagttCCTCCTACCACTCGAGCAGCGGTGCGGGCACGACAACCAGCAGCGGTGTCAGCTCCATGACGGGCTCCACCAATAGCTATGACTTCTACACGAGCAGCACCtcgagcggcggcagcagttcGCGTCCCTTTACCAATGGGGGCAACAATTACCACACCCTGGGCACATATCGGGCGCAGTATGCGGCCACCAATCCCTTCCTCGATGCCTTCGACGAGAAGCCCAGCAGCAATGGGGGCAACGGCGGTAGTAACAATGGCCATGGGGAGGATAAGCTCGGGGCGGACAAGGGCGGACATCATAGGGCGACCGTGATGGCGGCATTCCAATCGTCGGGCGACTCCAAGAACGGTAGCGATGAGTACGATGATCTCAAGTGAGGAGCCCAAACGATAACGAACTAGTACGATtacgataacgataacgattTCCATACAGATAGAccgatagacagacagacaatgcTGAAAGTGTTCTTTTGGAGTATTTACAGTTTACAAATTTACATAGAACGAAATAATAcgaataatatatatataaaaaaaaccgATAAGCAAACGATAAACAACCGATATATAATCGAAATAGAAAACTATGCTAAAAACCCACTGAACACGCGGATAAATGTatctctcctcctgctcttatttaacaaaaaaaaaaacggaaggCCGAACATGGCTGCCAAGCTTtctgtgcgtatgtgtgtgtgttgtgtgtgtgcgtgagtgtgtgtgtgtgtgtgtgtgaatgggcAGCCATTTAGCTAACCAAAAATCCGAATTCAATAACATTTACGAACAGTATTTTTGAATGAactaaaagcaacaaaaaaaaacccaaacaagaGAATGACAAACATCGTatacaacaaattacaaattataataaatagtAATAAAACACTAACAAACAGAACATGAACAAAACTTAAACCAAAAGGTTGACCGcgcatttaatttttacaagcaaacataacaaaaatcaacaacaatttctacatatatacagacaGACTTACATGCCTATAAATACATGCTAGATGTGCAATTTATgctaatgaaatatttttgcatagtACCCCCATCTACATATTGGAATACATACTCtgtacatacaacaaaaaaggagtCCTCGTTCCGCAAACTTTTTCTAATCCTTACACCAAGCAAACAACCAACCAGACAGCACACAGCCGTAtgcgatgtgtgtgtttcaatGTGACCAACTCTCTAATCTATAAAGCAGCTATACTATATCTTAATGTATGTGAAACAACTAAGCGAAAAAGCCCAAGACAAGTAAATTACTAGACAACTTTTCGAGCAATATATTTGCCTACAAATGTTTCTCTACGCCTCTTACACATGTATGTAATAAAAAACTTATACAATTATATCCAAAGATACCAACATTTGTATAAGGAAAACAAGAAATCCTTGGAGCTGCTTGTGTTCGATCAGCTGATGTTCGATCCATACATCACATGCAtacaccacaaacacacaagtaaaaaagaaaagaaaaacacatacaaatacatgAATTTATTGACGAATCGATGTGCTTAGTTTTTGGTATGAAACAAAGTCTGATATACACACTAATATACAACAATACagtataatatttataaacatttaaacataATTATACAAACaatggggaaaaacaaaacaaacaaaaaagaaaaactaacaaaaaaaaacactaaaaagtAAAACGatgaaaaagtaaaaagttaTAACtatacaataacaaaaacaattaaacacGCTTTGCGATTAGGGGACAGAATTT from Drosophila subobscura isolate 14011-0131.10 chromosome O, UCBerk_Dsub_1.0, whole genome shotgun sequence encodes:
- the LOC117897985 gene encoding rho GTPase-activating protein 100F isoform X13 yields the protein MCDSATTGCFLTRSSHRKENGRSVPDVTASPGRAPPGPLPANQLSSLGNQQQQHGNQQQQHHGNQQQQHHGNQHQNRGQSGSISNAGVKDPVLLQGDFRKVSGISSEIFRQIEAVENDHDPNTAAALEAVERRGEMIVRILEPRCMGSKQAVDAAHKLMNKADGRHTVQLVEIVKRPGQTLGLYIREGNGADRTDGVFISRIALESAVYNSGCLRVGDEILAVNLVDVTHMSLDDVVIIMSIPRRLVLAIRQRRGNRGTNSPGPPTLSRPEQKPPPVVVIKRDLRDEDLDETDRMQRPPRSSRERRTGDGREMTESRSRLGLGLNNYSPQSEQLDMYYNTRGGGGGGGGGMPLNAMGEPPNWGYKPPPPPSSVITEQPTKGHAFAPSHAYYQNAGTLESLAEKVHAFYPGAPGQPVGPSRRMSTGTGNVGLAQQHARFPRSGSDQHLPRVEYADYSNSLGRHSLLRSSLKPGTGAPPMPVGVGGTLGRYGRYDQQRANTVSKYGPPAAGAQSLTRRSRPNLDYSSDTEATIGPRPSYYYYNRPAIGSMPRGAGGHVSGSAAATAALLASAADLNKFNSLPRERPGVRLQGIRTRISDRLVDENDGNTSAPEFDVRRGRDLRQRITASPSIFTADEYRAWLRRAPSSSAIAEQMRMTRDMFAQPRSQRFSCSAENIHDALRNTESIYSSRTGILGAGTLDRNMGLTRPISALPVRSMSSQHIGGAGSIRSPSIRRMRQLLELSAGPASPSGSIMSTGGHQSPAPTPSATLPRQHRQIDINPAEFAKYKLDKPIVDIGGVSGMLWIHLLAGRGLRTAPEGSGAQPGAPPGQTRDLYCVIECDRVHKARTVVRSGDLQFDWDESFELDLVGNKQLDVLVYSWDPQHRHKLCYRGAISLSAILRQSPLHQLALKVEPRGTIYIRMRHTDPLALYKRRGLPSLRAGYPTLFGADLETVVNRESKGAPGCAPVPIVLRRCVEEVERRGLDIIGLYRLCGSATKKRLLREAFERNSRAVELSPEHVPDINVITGVLKDYLRELPEPLFTRCLFQMTVDALAVCLPDDPEGNAKLMLSILDCLPRANRATLVFLLDHLSLVVSNSERNKMSAQALATVMGPPLMLHSASAQPGADIDHAQPIAVLKYLLQIWPQPQAQHQQLAQHMGGAVQGGSMMSGLATAGSMSNMAGVASALSIGGISGLSNSRPIATATSRHTLPRQ
- the LOC117897985 gene encoding rho GTPase-activating protein 100F isoform X6, coding for MCDSATTGCFLTRSSHRKENGRSVPDVTASPGRAPPGPLPANQLSSLGNQQQQHGNQQQQHHGNQQQQHHGNQHQNRGQSGSISNAGVKDPVLLQGDFRKVSGISSEIFRQIEAVENDHDPNTAAALEAVERRGEMIVRILEPRCMGSKQAVDAAHKLMNKADGRHTVQLVEIVKRPGQTLGLYIREGNGADRTDGVFISRIALESAVYNSGCLRVGDEILAVNLVDVTHMSLDDVVIIMSIPRRLVLAIRQRRGNRGTNSPGPPTLSRPEQKPPPVVVIKRDLRDEDLDETDRMQRPPRSSRERRDGREMTESRSRLGLGLNNYSPQSEQLDMYYNTRGGGGGGGGGMPLNAMGEPPNWGYKPPPPPSSVITEQPTKGHAFAPSHAYYQNAGTLESLAEKVHAFYPGAPGQPVGPSRRMSTGTGNVGLAQQHARFPRSGSDQHLPRVEYADYSNSLGRHSLLRSSLKPGTGAPPMPVGVGGTLGRYGRYDQQRANTVSKYGPPAAGAQSLTRRSRPNLDYSSDTEATIGPRPSYYYYNRPAIGSMPRGAGGHVSGSAAATAALLASAADLNKFNSLPRERPGVRLQGIRTRISDRLVDENDGNTSAPEFDVRRGRDLRQRITASPSIFTADEYRAWLRRAPSSSAIAEQMRMTRDMFAQPRSQRFSCSAENIHDALRNTESIYSSRTGILGAGTLDRNMGLTRPISALPVRSMSSQHIGGAGSIRSPSIRRMRQLLELSAGPASPSGSIMSTGGHQSPAPTPSATLPRQHRQIDINPAEFAKYKLDKPIVDIGGVSGMLWIHLLAGRGLRTAPEGSGAQPGAPPGQTRDLYCVIECDRVHKARTVVRSGDLQFDWDESFELDLVGNKQLDVLVYSWDPQHRHKLCYRGAISLSAILRQSPLHQLALKVEPRGTIYIRMRHTDPLALYKRRGLPSLRAGYPTLFGADLETVVNRESKGAPGCAPVPIVLRRCVEEVERRGLDIIGLYRLCGSATKKRLLREAFERNSRAVELSPEHVPDINVITGVLKDYLRELPEPLFTRCLFQMTVDALAVCLPDDPEGNAKLMLSILDCLPRANRATLVFLLDHLSLVVSNSERNKMSAQALATVMGPPLMLHSASAQPGADIDHAQPIAVLKYLLQIWPQPQAQHQQLAQHMGGAVQGGSMMSGLATAGSMSNMAGVASGRRGESTGQRGSKVSALPADRQQLLLQQQQQLMAAGNLLRSSTSVTNILSQGHPQLSATANSHLYQSVVGQLAQSHRALQQAVQQPYQLAGSVGSAIPDQSPLPLPGTPSPGSSSASTGSGSGSGSGKSTDTIKRGASPVSVKQVKIIDTASPYSIVQKKPPLQKDAPIDAITPTTQSDAIGSALGLGKSYSGSGSSSTTTRKGNVDFYEPHKALSKSSAGDDFTTSYSSKYASLDTKKSGGYSGSSSYTPSKSSLNASDEYKAMRNKSSATSSSSSSQATVLSAGSTATSAPTTSSDDSDDLLSYKSSASTNALLAQSQAMTTSQLMSKYLKREPRVQFTPIKSPESPSPPGGGDGLPKGTYQLVTPTGPGSSSSLKPSATTGAISKHTTSSPSQADTNTNHTNNSQKLSSPSRLANKDSKSGAAVSGSSSIVSTGRRLFDSLASSSSSETETKTYIGGTTANASASSSTTTYTNDSRNTASSSNKSVAGSGSGSGSGSEHRSYGSALFGSSGLGNGNGASGTHNHLGNSTNSPFTSTNGNGNHNAMHLYGTLPKSGANASSGAALFGSSASSSYHSSSGAGTTTSSGVSSMTGSTNSYDFYTSSTSSGGSSSRPFTNGGNNYHTLGTYRAQYAATNPFLDAFDEKPSSNGGNGGSNNGHGEDKLGADKGGHHRATVMAAFQSSGDSKNGSDEYDDLK